CCGAATTTCGCTTTAATATCAGTAGCAATATTATCAATTGTCGCATAGTTTCCTTGTGCCCGAGCAACAATGGATTCAGTTACGGTTACAATGTCACGATCCTCGATCGAGAAACCTTCGACTTTTGCTGCATTCAATACGGTCTGAACTACAATTTCTTCTATGTTATCGCCATTGTTAATGATGGGCCCGCGGAGTCCACGTACCACTGTTCCTACTACTCTTTCCAATATGATCTCTCCTCTTGTAAGGGTCTACTCTATATATAAGTAATGGTTATAATCCCTATATTACTATACCTTTTTAAGCGATATAAGTGAAATTAATGTTTATGATATCTAATATAAAAATGGTTTATATCTTGAACTTAATCTTGCTTATTCATCCAAACGATTAGCTGGATTAGAGGAAACCTGCTAAAATACAGCTTTTTACACAGGTATTCTCTGCATGAAGTCCAAAACCTGCGAATGTGCAGGTATATCCTCACTTATGGCTCGAAGGCTTCTTCTGGAGCGAGAATAACTGCAGATTTGCAGGAATCAATAGTTTAACCCTCCTCGTATCCTTAAAAAATGTACTTTTGCAGGTTTATTCGCTGTTTTATAGATAATGGTTAGTCAACCATCAGCATCTTGGAGCGACATCGTGCTAGTTGCACTTGAAGAGATTGAATCTGATCATGCCCAATCTATAGAATCCGAGACAACTTACGATACGCCCGCGGAGAAATCCCCTCATTCGCCGTGAATACTCTACTGAAATAATGTATATCGGGATAGCCGACTTGATCGCCTACCGTTTCGATGGGCCAATCTGTTTCCCGCAGCAGCTTACGCGCCTCCCTATGGCGGATCGAACGAAGATATTCCCCTGGGGGCATCCCCGCCACCTCACGAAATAGCTTGGCAAAATGGTCCTCATGCATATTCATGACTGCGGCCATGGATTTGTTCGTCCAGCGTTCTGCCGATCTCTCTTCTAAATCTTCTATTAATACCCTGATACGCTCAGTGTGGACTGAAGATTTAGCTGCATTTCGAGAGCTTTGCGTTCGAAGCAGCGAAGTCAGAATGCCAAGCAGAAGTCCCCGACAGACCCATTCATAGCCGGCAGGCCTCATAGTAAATTCATGAACAAGCTGCTCCATGGAATGAACGCATTCAGGTGAAGGGGAATAAATCGGTTCTTGAGACAATGGCATGAAAGGAGCGGTTACGGCTTCATAGGCGAATTTCTCACCTATTACTTCATCCTCATTAACTACCATATCTTCCTCATGTGTAATTACCGATTCCCCAAAGAAATCAAAGTGGATGCCAATAAGCTTGGTATCTGTTTCTGACAGGATAGCATTCTGATGATATACCCCAGAAGAGAGAAAAATTAGCTGTCCAGAATTTAGTATAAACTCCTCCGTGTCCATCTTAGTTGATAATTTTCCTTGGCGAACGTATAGAAGCTCAAAGTCATATAACCTTCTTCTCGGAAAGGTGCAAGGGGGAAGGGTCTGCAATTGTGCATAGTGAATTCCGGGTGACCAATCACGAGAAGGTACGTGCTTTTTCAGGGGATAATGGGGTTCTTTTTCACTCATGTACATGCCTCCGCAGCAGTTTAGAATTTATTATTAATTTAGACCGGAATCGTGCAACAATTCTCTACTTCACCTAAATAATTCTAACTCTAAGTCTATTATAATATAAATATATAAAGGATATAAGCATTTCTAAATCAATCTCATTGAAAACGGAAAAAAACAAATATGAGGAGGGTTCAAATGAAAAAGGGAATAAACATCTGGTCGTTTCGCGAAGGAACAGAAATTAAAGAATGTGTACGTCTAGCCAAGGCGGCTGGATTTGATGGTATCGAGCTGTCTTTAAACGAGTCGGGGGAACTTGGTCTACAAACCACTGAGAAGGAGGCGCGTACATTACGTGATTCTATTAATGAAACGGGTCTAGAGATCGCTGGGTTGGCGACAGGTCTGTATTGGTCATATGCGATGACTAGTGAATCTGAAGCTAATCGAACCAAGGCAATCGACGTATGCAAAAAGCAACTGGAGCTGGCGGCTGCGCTTGGTGTAGATACGATTCTTGTCATCCCTGGCGCTGTTGGTGTGGATTTTATCGAGGGCTGTGAGGTTGTAGATTATGAAAAAGCTTATGATAGAGCGCTGGAAGCAATTAGTCAGTTAGCTAAGGATGCTGAGCAAGCAGGTGTTTCCATTGGTCTCGAGAATGTGTGGAATAAATTCTTGCTGTCTCCACTCGAATTACGTACTTTTATTGATACGGTGGGTTCCAGCTATGTAGGCTCCTATCTTGATGTTGGGAATATCGTACATTCAGGTTATCCAGAGCAGTGGATACGGATTTTAGGGAATAGAATTAAGAAGGTGCACTTCAAGGATTACCGCCGGACGGCTGGTGGGCTTCACGGATTTGTTGATCTGCTCGCTGGGGATGTGGATTATCCAGCAGTTATGAAAGCGCTCGATGAAATTGGATACGACAATTATGTTACCGGTGAAATGATACCATCATACACACATTATACAGAGCAAATTATTTTTAATACTTCCGCAGCTATGGATGCCATTCTCGGACGCACCACTTTTAAAGCTTAAAGTAAGCGGGGAAGGCAGTGCTCAGAGTCGGACTAGTAGGCTTTGGATTTATGGGCCGAATGAACTTTGATAAAGTATTATTCATTTAACGGGAGGCTTCATTATGTTGAAAATCGGTTTGATTGGCTTTGGATTTATGGGCCGGATGCATTTTGATAATTATGTTCGCTTAACAGAAGAGGGGCATCCAATCGTCCTTAAAGCTATCTGTGATTTGCGAATTGAGGAATTGAAAGACGGTAAAGCGGATGGTAATATGAGCACTGCTCAGGAAGTTTATGATTTGACAGCTTACAATCTCTACGATGATCTGGAGAAAATGATAGCGAGCGAAGAATTGGATATGATCGATATTGCGGTTCCTACTTACCTGCATGCTGAAATGACTTGTTCGCTACTGGAGCGAGGATATCATGTCTTCTGTGAGAAGCCGATGGCTAGAACTTCAGTAGAAGCGCAAAAAATGGTAGAAACAGCGGAGCGCAGTGGTAAGAAACTGATGATCGGACAGTGCCTTCGCTTTTGGCCGGGGTATGAATATTTGAAAGAAGTTGTGGAAACTGAGCAATTTGGTAAAGTGATGGAAGGCTATTTCTACCGTGGTTCAGGAGCTCCTAAAGATTGGTTTCTGGATGAGAAGCTAAGCGGTGGATGTATCACGGATATGCATATTCACGATACAGATATGATTAACTATTTGTTCGGCAGACCGGCTAAAGTATCGACTTTGGGACGTAACGTTCTGCCGGGAAGCGGATACGATATAGCTTCTACACACTATTTTTATAAGGATGCAAAGGTGATCAATGCTCAGGTGGACTGGACGCTGGAGGGCGACTTTGGTTTCTACATGGGGTACAGAGTTAACTTCGAGCGAGGAAATGTTGTATTTGACGGAAGTCAGGTTAAGGTGAATCCGAATGATGGTGAAGGCTTTATAGTGGAGCTTTCCCCAGATGCGGGGTACTACAGAGAGCTGGTTTATTTCCTGGATGCAATTATTCACGATAAGCCCATCGTCATTTGTACGCCGGAGAGTGCAGCGGATTCTTTGGAAATCGTAGAGGCGGAAGTAAAGTCAGCGGATGCCGAAGGGGAATGGATGATCCTTAACTAACAGAATATAGAGTGGCCATAGACGTGAACTAGAGAACAGATCATTGTAGATGATTTCTCCAGTCACGTCTTTTTGGCATGCATGAAAGCTATCCTTTATTGCGCTGGAATTTTGTATTGTCCCTAGCATAGTGAGATACAGAGCCGTCATATCTTCTCAGGCGTACCTGTTCATCGGAGAACTGTTCAACAATTCCTGAGGCTACCTCTGAATACATTCCATCAGGGTCAAGCTGTAGGGCAGAAATATAAGTTTGGGATAAAGCGGCTATAAAAAAATCAATATTTTTATTAAGTGTATGTGGCATGGTATTCCCTCCGGTGATATCTTCAACATGAATATATATAATCCTAAGGAACTATTTTACCACGTTTTACGGATGATTTTGAGGAGGAATTACTTGATTTTGTTCGAAAATATGAGAAATTTGGTTGTAATTGTATTTATTCTCCGAAGATTATCCGAGGGCAGGTAGCGAAATTATTTCGCTGTCTGTCCTTTTGTTAATTCTGGTTTGAAAAGAATCCTGCGGACGGATATGATTTGTGTAGTGAAAGGATGATCGCCAAATGACAGAACAAACACAAAGAGCCAAGGCGTTATACACACGATTTCTGGGCCATTTTTTAAATATGCATAAGGAAGGTTTCCTTAAAGAGTATAAGAGTTTTGAAATTCCTAGAGAACAAGAATTAGAATGGCTGAACGAAATGGCCTTGGAGTATGCCGGGCAGTTGTCGATACGGGATTGGGAAGCGATGACGATGCTGGAGTCTATCTCCCAAAATTATCAGGATAGCTGGATTGTGGAAAAAGTCGCCTCTTTTGCCTCGCGTAATATTATGAGTGCGGATAGTTTAGTTAAGTTGATCTATGCAGAGAAACTGGTTGAAATTATTCGTTCTCATAAACAACTGATCACCAAAGAGCTGTTATTTGGAGCCTGTAAAGTTGCTGTGCAAATCCTTGAAAATGTAATCTCACAGCCGCTGGTCATTGACCCTGGACATGAGCTTAAGGAGCTTGGTCTTAAAGATAAAAGAGCATTGAACAGCCGTGCAGAGCAAAGTTTGGAGCAGGTGAAGGTGCTAATTAATTAAGAACTGAAGGAACAGGATTCTTTTGACCATATCCGATAGGGGTGGGCATTATTAATCTCGAGATAAGGCAGGTTGATGTTCTAGATTAGGGAGTGACCGAAGTTGACATACTGTTGTCAAATTGGGTGTGTTACGATTTCTTAACAGATTAACTCTGATGATCTAAACAAGAAGATGAGGGATATACAATGGCGGAACCTTTAAAAGCGATGTACAATAAACAGTTTCTGCATGATTTCGGCGAAAAGATTCGTAACGTACACGGTGTCTTCGACACGGAGGCGTTTGTAATTTCAGCGATGGCAGAGCCTTGGGACGCTCTCGAACTTAAGGCGAGAATGCGGCGGATAACGGAGACACTTGGAAGCCACCTGCACCTTCCTTATGAGGAGGCGCTAGCGATTTTGTTCGCCATTACTGAAGATTGTGTGGGATTTCCATACTTGATCTTTCCAGACTTTGTTGAGGTATTTGGTCAGGGGGCGGAGCATTGGGAGCTGTCCATGCAAGCGCTGGAGAGATTCACACTGAAATCATCAGCAGAATTTGCAGTAAGGCCGTTTCTCTTGCGTGAACCGGAGCGGATGATGGAGCAGATGCTAGTATGGTCTTTGCATCCCGATGAGCATGTACGCCGGTTAGCAAGTGAGGGTTGTCGTCCTCGTCTACCGTGGGGACAGGCTCTCCCAATGTTTAAGCTAGATCCAGCACCAGTGTTACCAGTACTTGAGCAGCTTAAAGCGGATTCGTCTCTATATGTGCGCAAGAGCGTGGCTAACAATTTGAACGATATTGCTAAGGATCACCCGGAGATTGTGCTCGAAACAGCACGCCGTTGGATAGGTTCAGATCCCCTCACAGACTGGATTGTGCGGCATGGTTGTCGTTCTTTAATCCGTAAAGCTAATCCGGAGATTATGGCTTTATTCGGTTATGCGGAGCAAGCAGACGAAGCAACACCATTAATAACGAGTGCTTCCATAGTGATTGATCCTTCCATCCTGCGGATTGGCGAAAGCTCTGAATTGCAATACGAGCTTCAAGTTCGCGAAGGAACGCCAGCCCGTATTCGAATAGAATATGGAATCTACTTCGTGAAGGCTACAGGTAGAACCTCTCGTAAATCTTTTCTACTATCGGATAAAACAGTACCTGGAGGTACAATTCTGTCAGGCAAACGGACGCATCGCTGGGCTAATTTAACCACTCGGCGTCATTACCGAGGGGAACACCGGATTGTATTGTTGGTTAACGGGCGGGAAGTTGCAGATACAGTATTGAAACTTGAAGCGGATGAGTGAGGAGTGTTAGTACATGAAAAAAGAAGTTTTGATTTTTATTTCTAATGGCTACGCGGATTGGGAAAGTGGATATATAAGTGCCGAACTCAACAAGCCAGAAAGTGAGTACAAAGTTAGAACCGTGTCTTTAACTAGCGACAACGTACAATCTATGGGCGGATTTACTGTTATTCCTGACTATAATATTGATAATATCCCCGCCCAATTTGAAATGTTAATTTTAATTGGGGGCACAAGTTGGAAAGATAATTCAGCGATTACTCCAGTTATTGAGAAATGTATACAGGATAAGATACCTATAGCCGCTATATGTGATGCAGCAACCTTCTTAGCAGAACATGGCTATTTAGACCACATTCCTCACACTGGAAATTCATTAGATTACTTAAAGGAGTACGCTCCTAATTATAAAGGACATGTAAACTTTATAGAAAAACAGACCGTTTCGAGTGACGATATCATTACTGCTAATGGTACGGCTTCATTGGAATTTACAAAGGAAATCTTGAAGAAGTTAGATGTTATGCCCTTAGAAAAAGTTGATGGATGGTATAACTTTTTCAAAAATGGATTTTACCAAGAATAACGGAGTCATGAAAAAAAAGGTGCTCTCAGGTCGTATCGACTTGAGAGCACCTTTCTGCTTATTTTTTCACTTCAGTAACACCAGTTACTTTTCCTTGATCCGATGTATCAAATGTGGATTGATACTTAGCATCTGAGAAGTAAACATTTCCCTCAACTGTTGCATTTACTAAGCTGAAGCCTTCCGCTTCTACGTATACATCACCAACAAATGTGCCGCCTTGAATACGAGCGTTTTTACTTTTGATCGTAATTTTCGGTGCAGTTAGTTTATAGGAGTTGGTGATATTGTGCTCCGCATCTTGTGTATAGAGAGCAATTTTGCGGGCGGGTTCATCTTTATTCGTGAATTGTCCATCCAGCACGAGATCCTCGGTGAAGGTCAAGTCTTTTAGTGTAGCGGCGATCCAAGTACCATCTGCGCTGATAGCCTTTTTAAAAGCCTCTTCATTATCCACTACGGAAGCAGATGTAACAGCATCTGTGGTGTTATTTGGTGTATTAGTGGTACCTGCGTTATTGGTAGTGCCCGTAGTGGCGGTGGGGGTGACGTTTGCATTGTTATTTGCTGAATTTCCGCAACCAACCAATAGCACAATTGCAAATACTGTGGCTACGCTTGCTATCTTTCTCATCTGAATAACCTCCCTGAGTAATTGTACTGATATCCTTCGAGCTTAATATAGACTGATTAGTTAGTATTAATGTGGTGTAAGCACAAACGCTTACCGTCCTTAGGGACGCTGAAGGTGCTTCTGCTTGTGGACACAATAATATTTACCGATCATTCTACAAATGGTAATATAGGCCTGGACATCTCTGGCGTATAGTATGACCTGGAAAATATGATTTATGCGAAGAATTTCACGAAAAATAACATTCTTCTTTTGATGAAGAAGCATTTTGGATTACAATAAGTTAAGGTGAAAAAAGGAGCTGTACCAATGGCTAAACAGAAATATTATGTAGTATGGGAAGGTAAGCAGCCGGGAGTCTACAGCACTTGGGCGGAATGCCAGGCGCAGACGGATCACTATACCGGAGCCAAATATAAATCTTATGAATCTAAAGCGGCGGCAGATGCGGCTTACAAAGCAGGCTGGAAAGGCAATTGGGGAACTGGGGCGTCCGGTGCAGCTAAGTCTAAGGGGACAAGTTCTTTTAAACGAAGCGCTACAGTAGAGACTTCAGAGGAGATCGATTACGACAGTATCTCTGTGGATGTAGGTACGCGTGGCAATCCGGGTCCAGTCGAATATAAAGGCGTGGATACACAAACCGGAGATATCATCTTCTCTTGTGGGCCGATCAAGAAGGGCACTAATAATCTAGGGGAATTTTTAGCGATTGTGCATGCCTTAGCGCTGCTGAAGAAAGAGGGAAGCAATAAAACGGTCTACAGTGACTCTGTGAATGCTATGAAGTGGGTAAAGCAGAAAAAGGTTGCTACAACCTTGCCACGCGACGCTTCGACAGAGGAAATATGGGTGCTAATTAATCGGGCAGAGCGTTGGCTGCAGACCAATACCTATGACAATAAGGTGCTTAAGTGGCAGACCAAAGAGTGGGGCGAGATCAAAGCGGATTATGGTCGGAAATAAATGCGGCTAGGCTTTTGATTTCGGCATGAGGAGGAGAATTGGGGATGTTCGGCAACGATTGGGATGAGATATTACAGGATGAAATGCAAAAGCCCTATTTTCTGGAGCTAATGGCTAATCTGGAAAGTGAATATAAGGAACATACAGTCTATCCGCCAAAAGAATTACTGTTCACGGCATTAAAGCTTACGCCTTATAGTGGAACTCGGGTTGTTATTTTGGGTCAGGATCCATACCATGGTGCGGGACAAGCTCACGGGTTAAGCTTTTCTGTAAATCCGGGGGTGCGTATACCGCCTTCACTGCGAAATATTTATACGGAGCTAATGGAGGATATCGGGGTACCGATTCCTAATCACGGTTCTTTACTGCAATGGGCAGAACAGGGAGTGCTTATGCTCAACTCGGTTCTAACGGTACGAGAGGGAGAGCCGAATTCTCATAAAGGTTTAGGCTGGGAGACATTCACAGACACCATTATGAAGAAGCTAAATGAAAGAACTACGCTAATGGTTTTTATTTTATGGGGAAGTCATTCCCAAAAGAAAGGCGCCTTCATAGACCAAAGCCGACATGAGGTTATTCAGGCTCCACATCCGAGTCCGCTCTCGTCGTATCGTGGATTCTTTGGTAGTCGTCCTTTTTCGAAGGTCAACCGGTTTTTGGAGTCGAATGGAATGATAGGGATCGATTGGTCCATTTCGGACTTATAGCTAATCGGATGTTGGGAAGGGGGAGGGAGCTATGAAGCATTGGGTTGGTAAACCAGTTATTATGTACTGCGGCGACGAACCTTACACGATTATGAAAGGCATTTTGCGCAAATGGGATCTTTCCGCTTCTGTGGCCGTAATCGGTCATCAGGAAATTGCCGTGCCATTTCGGGATATTGTGGTCATCAAGGCTTTGGCTCCTAGAGAAAGAGCACTGCCTCCAGTCTTGCA
This window of the Paenibacillus sp. FSL R10-2734 genome carries:
- a CDS encoding AraC family transcriptional regulator, whose translation is MSEKEPHYPLKKHVPSRDWSPGIHYAQLQTLPPCTFPRRRLYDFELLYVRQGKLSTKMDTEEFILNSGQLIFLSSGVYHQNAILSETDTKLIGIHFDFFGESVITHEEDMVVNEDEVIGEKFAYEAVTAPFMPLSQEPIYSPSPECVHSMEQLVHEFTMRPAGYEWVCRGLLLGILTSLLRTQSSRNAAKSSVHTERIRVLIEDLEERSAERWTNKSMAAVMNMHEDHFAKLFREVAGMPPGEYLRSIRHREARKLLRETDWPIETVGDQVGYPDIHYFSRVFTANEGISPRAYRKLSRIL
- a CDS encoding sugar phosphate isomerase/epimerase family protein codes for the protein MKKGINIWSFREGTEIKECVRLAKAAGFDGIELSLNESGELGLQTTEKEARTLRDSINETGLEIAGLATGLYWSYAMTSESEANRTKAIDVCKKQLELAAALGVDTILVIPGAVGVDFIEGCEVVDYEKAYDRALEAISQLAKDAEQAGVSIGLENVWNKFLLSPLELRTFIDTVGSSYVGSYLDVGNIVHSGYPEQWIRILGNRIKKVHFKDYRRTAGGLHGFVDLLAGDVDYPAVMKALDEIGYDNYVTGEMIPSYTHYTEQIIFNTSAAMDAILGRTTFKA
- a CDS encoding Gfo/Idh/MocA family oxidoreductase, yielding MLKIGLIGFGFMGRMHFDNYVRLTEEGHPIVLKAICDLRIEELKDGKADGNMSTAQEVYDLTAYNLYDDLEKMIASEELDMIDIAVPTYLHAEMTCSLLERGYHVFCEKPMARTSVEAQKMVETAERSGKKLMIGQCLRFWPGYEYLKEVVETEQFGKVMEGYFYRGSGAPKDWFLDEKLSGGCITDMHIHDTDMINYLFGRPAKVSTLGRNVLPGSGYDIASTHYFYKDAKVINAQVDWTLEGDFGFYMGYRVNFERGNVVFDGSQVKVNPNDGEGFIVELSPDAGYYRELVYFLDAIIHDKPIVICTPESAADSLEIVEAEVKSADAEGEWMILN
- a CDS encoding type 1 glutamine amidotransferase family protein, giving the protein MKKEVLIFISNGYADWESGYISAELNKPESEYKVRTVSLTSDNVQSMGGFTVIPDYNIDNIPAQFEMLILIGGTSWKDNSAITPVIEKCIQDKIPIAAICDAATFLAEHGYLDHIPHTGNSLDYLKEYAPNYKGHVNFIEKQTVSSDDIITANGTASLEFTKEILKKLDVMPLEKVDGWYNFFKNGFYQE
- a CDS encoding ribonuclease H family protein; this encodes MAKQKYYVVWEGKQPGVYSTWAECQAQTDHYTGAKYKSYESKAAADAAYKAGWKGNWGTGASGAAKSKGTSSFKRSATVETSEEIDYDSISVDVGTRGNPGPVEYKGVDTQTGDIIFSCGPIKKGTNNLGEFLAIVHALALLKKEGSNKTVYSDSVNAMKWVKQKKVATTLPRDASTEEIWVLINRAERWLQTNTYDNKVLKWQTKEWGEIKADYGRK
- the ung gene encoding uracil-DNA glycosylase; translated protein: MFGNDWDEILQDEMQKPYFLELMANLESEYKEHTVYPPKELLFTALKLTPYSGTRVVILGQDPYHGAGQAHGLSFSVNPGVRIPPSLRNIYTELMEDIGVPIPNHGSLLQWAEQGVLMLNSVLTVREGEPNSHKGLGWETFTDTIMKKLNERTTLMVFILWGSHSQKKGAFIDQSRHEVIQAPHPSPLSSYRGFFGSRPFSKVNRFLESNGMIGIDWSISDL